A section of the Pochonia chlamydosporia 170 chromosome 2, whole genome shotgun sequence genome encodes:
- a CDS encoding triosephosphate isomerase, active site protein (similar to Metarhizium robertsii ARSEF 23 XP_007822240.1), producing the protein MARKFFVGGNFKMNGTVSSIKEIVKNLNEATLDAEVEVVVSPPALYLQLVRDTIRSSIEVAAQNVFDKPCGAYTGEISVSQLKDSNINWAILGHSERRTILKESDEVVASKTKYATDNGVSVIWCCGESLEEREAGKTIEVVSKQLQALKAQVSDWSKIVIAYEPIWAIGTGKVATTEQAQEVHKAIRDWLKKNVSDKVADETRILYGGSVNEKNCAELGKQPDIDGFLVGGASLKPAFVDIINCKTQ; encoded by the exons ATGGCTCGCAAGTTTTTCGTcggcggcaacttcaagat GAACGGGACTGTCTCGTCCATCAAGGAGATTGTCAAGAACCTCAACGAGGCCACTCTCGATGCCGAAGTCG AGGTTGTCGTTTCTCCTCCCGCCCTATACCTCCAGCTGGTGCGTGACACCATCCGCTCGAGCATCGAAGTTGCCGCCCAAAACGTCTTCGACAAGCCCTGCGGCGCCTACACCGGCGAAATCTCTGTCTCCCAGCTCAAGgacagcaacatcaactggGCCATCTTGGGTCACTCTGAGCGTCGCACTATCCTCAAGGAGTCGGACGAGGTTGTTGCCTCCAAGACCAAATATGCCACTGATAACGGCGTCAGCGTCATCTGGTGCTGCGGCGAGAGCCTCGAGGAGCGTGAGGCCGGCAAGACCATTGAGGTCGTGAGCAAGCAGCTCCAGGCTCTCAAGGCCCAGGTCAGCGACTGGTCCAAGATTGTCATTGCCTACGAGCCTATCTGGGCTATTGGTACTGGCAAGGTTGCTACCACTGAGCAGGCTCAGGAGGTTCACAAGGCTATCCGTGACTGGCTCAAGAAGAATGTCAGCGATAAGGTTGCTGACGAGACTCGCATCCTGTACGGTGGTAGTGTCAATGAGAAGAACTGTGCTGAGCTGGGCAAGCAGCCTGATATTGACGGCTTCTTGGTCGGTGGTGCTTCTCTCAAGCCCGCTT TCGTGGACATTATCAATTGCAAGACGCAGTGA
- a CDS encoding mitochondrial 54S ribosomal protein L51 (similar to Metarhizium acridum CQMa 102 XP_007806740.1), which produces MTVKALRTVASGKNGVGSFILQCKKMDLHYCDWAGSSKGMNGFIKSLLPKFAAANPQVEFAVSPRPGKHPVIIGHYINGRTKPICVRNLSPYEILQKIELLRDASGEKLRRTNKAVTSTNPSVRGIWSPYHGKGMVV; this is translated from the exons ATGACAGTAAAGGCATTGCGCACCGTTGCGAGCGGCAAG AATGGCGTTGGGTCATTCATCCTCCAATGCAAGAAGATGGATTTGCATTATTGCGATTGGGCCGGCAGCTCAAAGGGTATGAA CGGCTTCATCAAATCGCTTCTTCCCAAATTCGCAGCAGCAAACCCCCAAGTCGAGTTCGCCGTCTCCCCCCGACCTGGCAAACACCCCGTCATCATCGGACACTACATCAATGGACGCACAAAGCCCATATGCGTACGAAATCTATCACCGTATGAGATTTTGCAAAAAATCGAGTTGCTACGAGACGCGAGTGGCGAGAAGTTGAGGCGGACGAATAAGGCGGTCACCAGTACCAACCCCAGTGTCAGAGGCATTTGGTCACCGTACCACGGGAAGGGCATGGTTGTGTAA
- a CDS encoding RNA recognition motif domain-containing protein (similar to Metarhizium robertsii ARSEF 23 XP_007822238.1): protein MTDKLPPNLLALFAPRPPLRWVEPPDFAPEKRKTAPIDGVASFLPELQKYKETDVYNPTESWLEARDRKKHEKKEAVQTLLTDGPKNYTPNEDPNIRGDAFKTLIVARLSYDADERDLEREFGRFGPIERIRIITDTHAHEKPNKKKKAHRGYAFVVFEREKDMRAALDSCDGIRIKDRRIKVDVERGRTVKGWKPRRLGGGLGGRGYTKTAPARPGGGPGGGFGGGGGFRGGFKGFDGGRGRGGFRGGFGGRGGGFRGGDGPRGGDRNGFGAPSGAPSGPGGDRRNGDRGFGGGFESRGGRSFDDRPGGGYRDGGRRTGGNMEPIGRRDGGFRDRDRDRDRDRDRDRDRDRDRGGRDYDRPRDDDNRKRGYEGGGYEDPRKLRRY, encoded by the exons ATGACAGACAAGCTCCCGCCCAATTTGCTGGCGCTCTTCGCGCCGCGACCCCCCCTGCGATGGGTAGAGCCTCCTGACTTTGCGCCTGAGAAGAGAAAAACTGCACCCATTGATGGTGTCGCCTCGTTCTTGCCAGAGCTTCAGAAATACAAGGAAACGGATGTGTACAACCCCACAGAAAGTTGGCTCGAGGCGAGGGACAGAAAGAAgcatgagaagaaggaagctgTCCAGACCTTGCTTACGGATGGGCCTAAGAATT ACACTCCTAACGAGGATCCGAACATTCGCGGCGATGCGTTCAAGACTCTGATTGTTGCGCGACTGAGCTACGACGCTGATGAACGGGACTTGGAACGGGAGTTTGGCCGGTTTGGCCCAATTGAGCGC ATTCGTATTATTACTGATACTCACGCGCACGAAAAacccaacaagaagaagaaggcccaCCGAGGATATGCCTTTGTCGTATttgagagagagaaagaTATGAGAG CTGCTTTGGATTCCTGTGATGGCATTCGCATCAAAGACAGACGCATTAAAGTAGATGTCGAAAGAGGCCGAACAGTTAAGGGATGGAAGCCGCGTAGATTAGGCGGTGGCCTCGGCGGACGCGGCTACACCAAAACAGCACCTGCTCGCCCTGGTGGTGGCCCTGGAGGCGGCttcggcggtggtggtggcttcCGTGGTGGGTTTAAGGGATTCGACGGTGGCCGAGGCCGAGGCGGCTTCCGCGGCGGGTTTGGTGGTCGCGGAGGAGGCTTCAGAGGAGGCGACGGTCCTCGCGGCGGCGACAGAAACGGCTTCGGGGCACCAAGCGGAGCTCCATCCGGCCCAGGAGGCGACCGAAGGAACGGTGACCGCGGCTTTGGCGGTGGGTTTGAGTCCAGAGGTGGACGATCGTTTGATGACAGACCCGGCGGTGGTTACCGTGATGGCGGTCGTCGTACCGGCGGCAACATGGAACCCATTGGACGCAGAGACGGTGGGTTTCGCGATAGGGATCGTGATCGTGACCGTGACCGTGATCGGGACCGCGACAGGGACAGGGACCGAGGTGGTCGTGATTACGACAGGCCGCGTGATGATGATAACCGGAAACGAGGATATGAAGGGGGAGGCTACGAGGATCCCAGAAAACTACGACGGTACTAA
- a CDS encoding 60S acidic ribosomal protein P0 (similar to Metarhizium acridum CQMa 102 XP_007806738.1) produces MPKSRRAKVFHLTQVAKKTREQKDKLFQNIRDAVPEYQHCFVFSVDNMRNSYLKNVRHELNDSRLFFGKTKLMAKALGQSPSEAIAPGIEDLTQYLGGTVGLLLTNRPVESILEYFNNFAPVDFARAGVTAPRDFTIPAGVVYATAGEVPVEHDVPLEHTIEPELRKLNVPTRMVKGRVVLGDESGEGEGYVVCREGDVLDSRQTRLLKLFGVCISEFKVKILAYWSSASGEVTEVDPSAMEGVDEN; encoded by the exons ATGCCCAAGTCAAGACGAGCCAAAGTCTTCCACCTAACCCAAGTCGCCAAAAAGACCCGCGAGCAAAAGGACAAACTCTTCCAGAACATCCGCGATGCCGTCCCCGAATACCAGCACTGCTTCGTCTTTAGCGTCGACAACATGCGCAACAGCTACCTCAAAAACGTGCGCCACGAGTTAAACGACAGCAG actcttcttcGGCAAAACGAAActcatggccaaggcacTCGGCCAATCCCCCTCCGAAGCCATCGCCCCCGGCATCGAAGACCTAACGCAGTACCTCGGCGGCACGGTCGGCCTGCTGCTGACAAACCGCCCCGTCGAATCCATCCTCGAGtacttcaacaactttgcGCCCGTGGACTTCGCCCGCGCGGGCGTCACCGCCCCTCGCGACTTTACTATCCCCGCTGGCGTGGTGTACGCTACGGCCGGCGAGGTCCCCGTGGAGCATGACGTGCCGCTCGAGCATACGATTGAGCCGGAGCTGCGGAAGTTGAATGTGCCAACGAGGATGGTCAAGGGAAGAGTTGTGCTGGGTGATGAGAGCGGCGAGGGGGAGGGATACGTGGTTTGTAGGGAGGGGGATGTGTTGGACTCGAGGCAGAcgaggctgttgaagttgtttggcgtttgcATCTCTGAGTTCAAGGTCAAGATTTTGGC GTACTGGAGCTCAGCGAGCGGAGAGGTTACAGAGGTTGATCCATCTGCCATGGAGGGCGTTGACGAAAACTAA
- a CDS encoding ntf2 and rrm domain-containing protein (similar to Eutypa lata UCREL1 XP_007799298.1), whose amino-acid sequence MATNGNFAQQEQHKAADPAVTAGADANNANLSKDEVGWYFVEQYYTTLSKSPEKLHLFYGKRSQFVYGREAEVANVSVGRQAIQERIKALDFQDCKVRVSNVDSQASFENIVIQVIGETSNKSAEPKKFVQTFVLAQQPSGYFVLNDILRYIDEEEEEESAEPADAPAAEQEAATPAAPAVAEPEPVKEVAKEDLSKFDADAVDEKLQQAASAQVDTPVNGDDVVETPKAPEPKPEPVVVAQEAAEETTPEAEKPKEPSPTPVAKKETAPEPVMPPKPMTWASRAAAAAGPRPVVPLPKTSTPPAQSQSRAPAPAAAPATATATATAPAPAAAAAPAQPAAAAASTTEAPAKETSGWQTAGSDSKRQNRPQSISGNVTEKEGTLGYVKYVTEKVQEADLRNALAAHGELTYFDINRQKNCAFVEYKTVEGYQAAVAANPHVVNGENIVVEPRRPKSTAYGGNNYGSGRGNAPGGRGRGGFDGNRNAQGNSRGNFSGQSRGRGGAARGRGGAQASAA is encoded by the exons atggccaccaacgGTAACTTCGCCCAGCAGGAGCAGCACAAGGCTGCTGATCCCGCTGTCACTGCTGGTGCCGACGCCAACAATGCAAACCTCTCAAAGGATGAAGTCGGCTGGTACTTTGTCGAGCAGTATTACACAACCCTGAGCAAGTCGCCAGAGAAGCTCCAC CTCTTCTACGGCAAACGATCGCAATTTGTCTACGGTCGCGAAGCCGAAGTGGCCAACGTCTCTGTTGGACGACAG GCCATTCAAGAGCGTATCAAGGCTCTTGACTTCCAGGACTGCAAAGTCCGCGTCTCCAATGTCGATTCCCAGGCCTCTTTTGAGAACATTGTCATCCAGGTTATCGGAGAGACGTCCAATAAGAGCGCCGAACCCAAGAAGTTTGTTCAGACCTTCGTTCTTGCACAACAGCCCTCCGGCTACTTTGTTCTCAATGACATCCTGAGAtacattgacgaggaggaagaagaggagtcTGCCGAACCCGCCGATGCTCCTGCCGCCGAGCAGGAGGCTGCTACCCCTGCCGCTCCTGCCGTCGCTGAGCCCGAGCCTGTCAAGGAAGTTGCTAAGGAAGATCTCAGCAAGTTCGACGCTGATGCCGTCGACGAGAAGCTCCAGCAGGCTGCTTCTGCTCAGGTTGATACGCCTGTCaatggagatgatgttgtcgagaCCCCCAAGGCTCCCGAACCCAAGCCCGAGCCCGTTGTTGTGGCCCAGGAAGCCGCTGAGGAGACCACACCCGAGGCTGAGAAGCCCAAGGAGCCCAGCCCAACGCCAGTGGCCAAGAAAGAGACTGCTCCTGAGCCTGTCATGcctcccaagcccatgaccTGGGCCAGCcgagctgctgccgccgctggGCCTCGACCTGTCGTTCCTCTCCCCAAGACTTCTACTCCTCCAGCCCAGAGCCAGAGTAGAGCTCCCGCTCCAGCTGCTGCTCCAGCtactgccactgccactgccactgctCCTGCTCcggccgccgccgccgcacCCGCACAGCCTGCCGCGGCGGCTGCTTCTACCACTGAGGCTCCGGCCAAGGAGACATCGGGATGGCAGACTGCTGGCAGCGACTCCAAGCGCCAGAACCGCCCTCAGTCCATCTCCGGAAACGTCACTGAGAAGGAAGGCACCCTTGGCTACGTCAAGTACGTTACCGAGAAGGTTCAGGAAGCTGACTTGCGCAATGCTCTGGCCGCCCACGGCGAGTTGACCTACTTTGATATCAACCGCCAGAAG AACTGCGCTTTCGTGGAGTATAAGACTGTTGAGGGCTATCAGGCGGCTGTTGCTGCCAACCCCCATGTTGTGAACGGAGAGAACATAGTCGTTGAACCTCGCCGCCCCAAGTCTACTGCCTACGGTGGTAACAACTACGGTTCTGGCCGGGGTAATGCCCCAGGCGGCCGTGGACGTGGAGGCTTCGATGGTAACCGCAATGCACAGGGCAACTCTCGCGGCAACTTCTCTGGCCAGAGCCGTGGTCGAGGAGGCGCTGCCCGTGGACGGGGCGGTGCCCAGGCCAGCGCTGCCTAA
- a CDS encoding PH domain-containing protein (similar to Metarhizium robertsii ARSEF 23 XP_007822235.1), which yields MDPPEAAVRDDGQPTAPSTPPLRRRYSMEEDLYYNRIMAAPPRRLSQPPAYEPNPNDSDEGEDPRPGRRKGSQTVFDQSDDTDGEGSESLPNYQSSVYIEGVFSKKHEIENTTRRAEDRHWHTNFVTLNGTALNVYTVKKDWGWGRSRDGPTICPDNPPWVRKSKLEKSYSLIHADAGIAADYTKRRYVIRIRAETDQFLLSCIELSTFVQWLEALFAAIDVAAPIDDRDFPRDMSIPRIQRIRWFQGQSPALPGYAASTEQSRNNETSAEGPESSSTVVQASSNATISSTAPSTAQLPPTLQPLQESSANPPPRIEPLSRRLSTSSYPNPSVDPHTGKWFPEHKWSSAHDLLYAKLCYSNLLFRSPRKSNYIISKGKQWFVDWGTGKMVRVLPPTYGEIDFFGPWQVIHTENPRI from the exons ATGGACCCCCCCGAGGCTGCGGTCCGTGACGATGGACAACCGACTGCGCCGTCTACGCCGCCTCTCCGGCGGCGTTATTCCATGGAGGAGGACCTGTATTACAATCGCATAATGGCCGCTCCACCACGACGACTCTCTCAACCGCCGGCCTACGAGCCCAATCCTAATGACTCAGACGAGGGCGAGGATCCGAGGCCAGGCCGGAGGAAAGGGAGTCAAACAGTATTCGACCAATCCGACGACACCGACGGAGAAGGAAGTGAATCACTTCCAAACTATCAGAGTTCAGTGTACATTGAAGGAGTCTTTTCTAAGAAGCATGAAATTGAAAACACCACAAGACGGGCTGAGGATCGCCATTGGCATACCAACTTTGTCACTCTCAACGGGACAGCCCTGAACGTGTATACAGTAAAGAAGGACTGGGGTTGGGGACGAAGTAGAGATGGCCCTACGATATGCCCCGACAATCCACCATGGGTTAGAAAATCAAAGCTCGAAAAGAGCTACAGCCTGATCCATGCCGATGCCGGTATTGCAGCCGATTATACAAA ACGGCGATATGTGATTCGTATCAGGGCAGAGACGGACCAGTTCCTATTATCATGCATTGAGCTCAGCACCTTTGTTCAGTGGCTCGAAGCCCTATTTGCGGCCATTGATGTGGCTGCGCCTATTGACGACCGGGACTTTCCTCGCGACATGTCTATTCCTCGTATCCAACGAATCCGATGGTTCCAGGGGCAGTCACCTGCTCTCCCTGGCTACGCCGCTTCTACGGAGCAATCCAGAAATAACGAAACGTCGGCGGAGGGACCGGAGAGTTCCAGCACGGTAGTACAAGCTAGTTCCAACGCTACGATCTCGTCCACGGCACCGTCTACGGCACAGCTCCCACCAACCttgcagccattgcaagAGTCATCAGCCAACCCACCACCGAGAATAGAACCTCTGAGTCGCCGCCTTAGCACGTCCTCATATCCAAATCCATCAGTCGATCCACATACGGGGAAATGGTTTCCTGAACACAAATGGTCGAGCGCCCACGACCTGCTGTATGCAAAACTGTGCTATAGCAATTTGCTATTTAGAAGTCCTCGAAAGTCCAACTACATTatcagcaaaggcaaacaaTGGTTTGTGGACTGGGGCACGGGCAAAATGGTCCGTGTATTGCCTCCGACATACGGCGAAATAGACTTCTTCGGTCCATGGCAAGTCATCCATACCGAAAATCCAAGGATTTAA
- a CDS encoding Nnf1 protein (similar to Metarhizium robertsii ARSEF 23 XP_007822234.1) gives MSSEEPNPNPNPNPEPGPRAIRLHQVYTGALTRTLDKLSYENIATCYPTISRRAAPILHQVHAQMVERLKEKCDKEFDSILATRDVVRKMNDLEGLIADAEERRASGKSEDVPTPPHLLPPNEVLAAHLSPHLIEQRGQLNAQLQTTQAQNNVLAEHVRAQRDEIELLLDKLEAAVEDVRCANGVLGGVVGELAGEARGIDKQMEEERR, from the exons ATGTCCTCAGAAGAACCcaatccaaatccaaaccCCAACCCCGAACCCGGCCCCCGCGCCATCCGCCTCCATCAAGTATACACCGGCGCCCTCACCCGCACGCTCGACAAGCTCTCCTACGAAAACATAGCGACCTGCTACCCGACGATATCGCGACGCGCCGCCCCCATCCTGCACCAGGTCCACGCCCAGATGGTGGAGCGGCTGAAGGAGAAGTGCGACAAGGAATTCGACTCGATCCTCGCGACGCGCGACGTGGTGCGCAAGATGAATGATTTGGAGGGGCTGATTGCTGATGCGGAGGAGCGGAGGGCCAGCGGGAAGAGTGAGGATGTTCCTACGCC ACCGCACTTACTACCACCAAACGAAGTACTAGCAGCCCACCTGTCACCGCACCTCATCGAGCAAAGGGGCCAGCTCAACGCGCAGCTGCAGACGACACAAGCGCAGAACAATGTACTAGCAGAACATGTGAGGGCGCAGAGGGACGAGATTGAGCTTctgctggacaagttggAGGCTGCGGTGGAGGATGTACGGTGTGCGAATGGCGTGTTGGGCGGGGTGGTGGGTGAGTTGGCGGGTGAGGCGAGGGGGATTGATAAacagatggaggaggagcgccGATGA
- a CDS encoding pumilio domain-containing protein (similar to Verticillium alfalfae VaMs.102 XP_003003284.1): MPPSSNDKSQHQQSMGSGFPGSNLYPNSNIWTASISNARERSIGAKENEGSPSGSGALAANSEADVWGTSGPWKTEHATRSVSTSPNRTRDAAIPNGTAYFDHAPSAIGVKKGSFGGGHTFQEDQSVYGSAFAPQKRTTGDASYMDSLGSFTQAREPSLPPSRQSQNSPAFQDVYRGHTPSNSIHSQRAIGNHAPSFSTQSVNQRAFNLNKQIDEELALQFSRRAALDTPSTGANVFNPASQPFQLNPGSQAWMGESSNARYEGGLEMNPDPLAAQYAAIKRGSIDRISPPTAFRLESGSSPRTYAANHDTWPARPSSRDHRSTEAERRSAAAQHFTGAFSPFYPGQYPYANLPSQYPHNFMDPYTQNFRNAMMSGYGIAPISSGYPLAANLPPVRPAREQDPGKGVRSVLLDEFRLSNKSSKRYELKDIYNHLVEFSGDQHGSRFIQQKLESANSDEKDQVFREIEPNAIQLMKDVFGNYVVQKFFEHGNQVQKKVLAEKMKGKVVDLSVQVYACRVVQKALEHVLVEQQAELTKELEPDILRVIRDQNGNHVVQKIIELVPRQYIDFIMNAVRGQSTGLASHTYGCRVIQRLLEHGTESDKMEIMTELHASAQILITDQYGNYVAQHVIQNGKPEDRAKMIDLVMAQLLTLSKHKFASNVVEKCIEYGTAEQRTIVREQLTTVGSDGTSPLQQMMRDQYGNYVIQKLLGQLEGREREMLVEEIKPQFFALKKNGASRQLQALEKLLGLGSGSSTLKNDAASTQTDLNSAADTPALTNETSSPQSSSPRSAHVSAVGIPGEDAGRKASDKLSNGVIPQVREEEA, encoded by the exons atGCCCCCAAGTTCCAACGATAAATCTCAACATCAGCAGTCAATGGGGTCTGGCTTCCCAGGCTCCAATCTGTatcccaactccaacatcTGGACCGCATCCATATCCAACGCAAGAGAGCGCTCCATCGGCGCCAAAG AAAACGAAGGTAGTCCCTCCGGCTCCGGTGCCCTTGCGGCCAACTCAGAAGCAGACGTTTGGGGTACATCAGGCCCTTGGAAAACCGAGCACGCAACCCGATCAGTCAGTACCTCTCCGAATAGAACTCGTGATGCCGCCATTCCGAACGGAACCGCGTACTTCGACCATGCACCATCTGCGATAGGCGTGAAGAAGGgcagctttggtggtggccaCACATTTCAAGAAGACCAGTCCGTCTATGGGTCTGCCTTTGCACCGCAGAAGAGAACCACTGGAGATGCTTCATACATGGATTCGCTAGGTTCTTTCACTCAGGCTCGGGAGCCCAGCCTGCCTCCATCACGGCAATCTCAAAACTCTCCTGCCTTTCAGGATGTCTACCGTGGGCATACACCAAGCAACTCCATCCACTCGCAAAGGGCCATTGGCAACCACGCTCCTTCCTTTTCGACACAGAGTGTGAATCAAAGAGcattcaacctcaacaaacagattgatgaagagctggCTTTACAGTTCAGTCGTCGCGCAGCCTTGGACACCCCCAGCACTGGAGCAAACGTCTTCAACCCCGCATCTCAACCATTCCAGTTGAACCCTGGGTCGCAAGCCTGGATGGGCGAATCCTCTAACGCGAGGTACGAAGGTGGTCTTGAGATGAATCCGGACCCTTTGGCTGCACAGTACGCTGCCATCAAGAGAGGCTCTATTGACAGAATTTCTCCCCCCACCGCCTTCCGCTTGGAGAGCGGAAGCAGCCCTCGCACCTACGCCGCTAATCACGACACTTGGCCAGCCAGGCCTTCGTCGCGAGATCACAGATCAACTGAGGCAGAACGACGGAGCGCTGCTGCCCAACACTTTACGGGCGCATTCTCACCTTTCTACCCCGGCCAGTATCCCTACGCCAACCTACCTTCTCAATATCCGCATAACTTCATGGACCCATACACCCAAAACTTCCGCAACGCCATGATGTCCGGCTACGGCATTGCTCCAATTTCTTCTGGATATCCCCTAGCCGCTAATCTTCCTCCAGTACGCCCTGCTAGAGAACAGGACCCTGGCAAAGGTGTCCGCAGTGTTCTCTTGGACGAATTTCGCCTTAGCAACAAGTCTAGCAAGCGATACGAGCTCAAGGACATTTACAACCATCTTGTCGAGTTCAGCGGAGACCAGCATGGGTCGAGGTTTATTCAGCAGAAGTTGGAGTCGGCCAACAgcgatgagaaggaccaGGTGTTTCGCGAGATTGAGCCCAACGCGATTCAACTGATGAAGGACGTTTTCGGAAATTACGTTGTTCAGAAATTCTTCGAGCACGGCAATCAAGTGCAGAAGAAGGTTTTGGCCGAGAAAATGAAGGGTAAGGTGGTCGACCTCTCGGTTCAGGTTTATGCTTGTCGTGTTGTTCAAAAG GCTCTTGAGCATGTGCTCGTCGAGCAACAAGCAGAGTTGACGAAGGAATTAGAGCCGGACATTCTGCGCGTCATTCGAGACCAGAATGGCAATCATGTTGTCCAGAAAATCATTGAATTGGTTCCAAGACAATACATTGACTTCATCATGAACGCGGTCCGTGGCCAGAGCACTGGTCTTGCCTCGCACACTTACGGCTGCCGCGTCATCCAGCGTTTGCTGGAACATGGAACCGAAAGCGACAAGATGGAAATCATGACGGAGCTGCATGCATCTGCTCAGATACTGATTACGGATCAGTACGGCAACTACGTGGCTCAGCATGTGATTCAGAACGGAAAGCCGGAAGACCGTGCCAAGATGATCGATTTGGTCATGGCTCAACTGCTCACTCTTTCAAAACACAAGTTTGCATCCAACGTGGTGGAGAAGTGCATTGAATATGGCACGGCCGAGCAACGAACTATTGTTCGGGAACAGCTTACGACGGTTGGCAGCGATGGCACCAGCCCGCTTCAGCAGATGATGCGCGACCAATATGGCAACTATGTCATTC AAAAGCTACTTGGCCAGCTCGAGGGCAGAGAGAgggagatgttggtggaaGAGATCAAACCGCAGTTCTTTGCATTGAAGAAGAACGGGGCATCCCGGCAGCTTCAAGCACTTGAGAAGCTTCTTGGGCTGGGGTCCGGTAGCTCTACTTTGAAGAATGACGCTGCATCCACTCAGACAGACCTGAACTCCGCTGCCGACACGCCAGCACTGACCAACGAGACTAGCAGCCCGCAGAGCAGCAGCCCTCGTAGTGCTCATGTCAGCGCCGTTGGTATTCCTGGCGAAGATGCCGGGAGGAAGGCGTCGGATAAGCTGTCCAACGGAGTAATTCCTCAAGTgcgagaggaagaggcatAG